The following coding sequences lie in one Neorhodopirellula lusitana genomic window:
- a CDS encoding ABC transporter ATP-binding protein has product MRGYIELFRLGKTYDTHKGPVVIVEEFDLNLEKGEYVSLLGHSGCGKSTVLTMVAGLNPITTGGVVIDGREIDGPGPDRGVVFQSPCLMPWMTALDNVMLGVNQVYSKSSKADRVDLASYYLNLVGLGGSLNKRAKDLSQGMQQRVGIARAFALRPKMLLLDEPFGMLDSLTRMELQEILLEILVRDKVTTVMVTHDIDEALFMSDRVVMMTNGPRARVGAILSLPFERPRIRADVLDHPAYYDYRGQMINFLEEQDHKKLQSDAEAREKARIEAESEQKEEVASVV; this is encoded by the coding sequence ATGCGTGGTTACATCGAACTCTTTCGACTCGGCAAGACCTACGACACCCACAAAGGGCCCGTCGTCATTGTCGAGGAGTTTGATCTGAATCTAGAAAAGGGCGAGTACGTTTCGCTGCTGGGACACTCGGGCTGCGGCAAGAGCACCGTGCTAACCATGGTCGCGGGATTGAATCCAATCACAACCGGCGGTGTCGTGATCGACGGGCGCGAAATCGACGGTCCCGGTCCTGACCGCGGTGTGGTCTTTCAGTCGCCATGTTTGATGCCTTGGATGACGGCGTTGGACAACGTGATGTTGGGCGTCAACCAGGTCTACAGTAAATCGTCCAAAGCGGATCGCGTTGATCTGGCGAGCTACTACCTGAACTTGGTGGGCCTGGGCGGAAGCTTGAACAAGCGTGCTAAGGATCTCAGTCAAGGCATGCAGCAACGTGTGGGCATCGCCCGTGCTTTTGCTTTGCGTCCCAAGATGCTGTTGCTCGACGAGCCGTTCGGGATGCTCGATTCGCTGACGCGGATGGAATTGCAAGAGATCCTGCTTGAGATTTTGGTTCGTGACAAAGTGACCACCGTGATGGTGACTCACGATATCGATGAGGCCCTCTTCATGAGTGACCGAGTCGTGATGATGACGAACGGCCCCCGAGCTCGTGTGGGTGCGATCTTGAGTTTGCCGTTTGAACGGCCGCGTATCCGAGCCGACGTGCTCGATCATCCGGCGTACTACGACTACCGCGGCCAGATGATCAATTTCTTGGAAGAGCAGGATCACAAGAAGCTGCAGTCCGATGCCGAGGCTCGCGAGAAGGCCCGAATCGAGGCGGAAAGCGAGCAAAAGGAAGAGGTTGCCAGTGTTGTCTAG
- a CDS encoding ABC transporter ATP-binding protein: MNAVLQPEAFTVGRTDSQAAISDAPKPIIQMKNACKGYGSGVTRTEVLSNINLNIREGEFLAIVGFSGSGKTTFTQLLAGLIKPDSGTVTMEGEPVNGPSPDRGLVFQNYSLLPWLTVRGNIALSVNTVFKDWSKADRMAHVDRFIDMVGLSHAAHRRPHELSGGMRQRTSLARTLAMKPKVLLLDEPLSALDALTRSQLGDEILKIWGEERQTCVMITNDVDEAIMVADRIVPLNPGPCASLGPAFTVGLDRPRNKTELNDDEHFKGLRNAVTNYLVAVRQRARQVEQAATKHLTFRLPPIEPEDIKRR; this comes from the coding sequence ATGAATGCTGTCCTGCAACCTGAAGCCTTCACGGTCGGTCGAACCGACTCGCAGGCTGCGATTAGCGACGCTCCGAAGCCGATCATTCAAATGAAAAACGCCTGCAAGGGCTACGGTAGCGGAGTGACCCGCACTGAAGTCCTTAGCAACATCAACTTGAACATTCGCGAGGGCGAGTTCTTGGCGATTGTGGGCTTCAGCGGAAGCGGTAAAACCACCTTCACGCAACTTTTGGCTGGGTTGATTAAGCCAGACTCGGGCACGGTCACGATGGAAGGCGAGCCGGTCAATGGTCCGTCGCCTGACCGCGGTTTGGTGTTCCAGAACTACTCGCTTCTGCCCTGGTTGACCGTTCGCGGCAACATCGCTCTGTCCGTTAACACGGTCTTCAAAGACTGGTCCAAAGCGGACCGGATGGCTCATGTGGACCGCTTCATTGACATGGTTGGTTTGAGCCACGCAGCTCATCGCCGGCCTCATGAGTTGTCGGGTGGGATGCGTCAACGAACCTCATTGGCTCGAACATTGGCAATGAAGCCCAAGGTGCTACTGCTCGATGAACCTTTGTCGGCTTTGGACGCGCTGACGCGATCGCAGCTTGGCGACGAGATCCTGAAGATTTGGGGCGAGGAACGTCAAACCTGTGTGATGATCACCAACGACGTGGACGAAGCCATCATGGTGGCGGACCGCATCGTGCCTTTGAACCCAGGGCCTTGTGCGTCGTTAGGGCCGGCTTTCACCGTTGGCCTGGACCGACCCCGAAACAAAACGGAATTGAACGACGACGAGCACTTCAAGGGTTTGCGAAACGCTGTGACGAACTACCTCGTCGCTGTTCGACAACGTGCACGTCAGGTCGAACAGGCGGCTACGAAGCACCTCACGTTCCGATTGCCACCGATCGAGCCGGAAGACATCAAACGCCGCTAA
- a CDS encoding ABC transporter permease gives MNWRGNLLRFCELAGLPILEPFVRLAAGEDKREQFIGIAKFLLLPIVAVALFLGMWSAAAKTVITDSAKLPGPGATYQAGKQLFAMHFEQKELDRAAKREKLTEAVQFFAEAKAYEAASEKVTGTQQAALVAKSTSLKKRALSAANFEASSAPTFIDQIWTSIKTVFFGFLLATIVAVPLGVLCGMSSWFNAALTPFIQIFKPVSPLAWLPLAFIVIMWYYAGYDSGETFFDKAFLISAATVCLCSLWPTLVNTTLGVASVDKDFINVADVLRLSWSQRLFKIILPASLPLMFAGMRISLGVGWMVLIAADMLAQNPGLGKFVWDEFQNGSEMTYARIAFSVIVIGVIGLLLDRVMIFFRNLVSFGNPSPV, from the coding sequence ATGAATTGGCGAGGAAATTTACTGAGGTTTTGCGAGCTCGCGGGCCTGCCTATTTTGGAACCCTTCGTGCGGCTAGCAGCCGGCGAAGATAAACGAGAACAGTTCATCGGCATTGCCAAGTTCTTGTTGCTGCCGATCGTGGCTGTCGCCTTGTTCTTGGGCATGTGGAGTGCGGCCGCCAAAACGGTGATCACGGACAGTGCGAAGTTGCCGGGACCCGGAGCGACTTACCAGGCTGGCAAGCAACTGTTCGCCATGCACTTCGAACAGAAGGAACTGGATCGTGCCGCGAAGCGAGAAAAGTTGACTGAAGCGGTTCAGTTCTTTGCCGAGGCCAAAGCTTACGAAGCCGCGTCGGAAAAGGTGACCGGGACGCAACAAGCTGCATTGGTTGCGAAGTCCACTTCATTGAAGAAGCGGGCCTTGTCGGCTGCCAACTTCGAGGCCTCCAGCGCTCCCACATTCATCGATCAGATTTGGACCAGTATCAAAACGGTATTCTTCGGTTTTCTGTTGGCGACCATCGTCGCGGTTCCGTTGGGCGTGCTTTGCGGGATGAGTTCCTGGTTCAATGCCGCTTTGACACCGTTCATTCAAATCTTCAAGCCGGTTAGCCCGCTCGCGTGGTTGCCTTTGGCATTCATCGTGATCATGTGGTACTACGCTGGCTACGACTCCGGTGAAACGTTCTTTGACAAGGCGTTCTTGATCTCGGCGGCAACGGTTTGTCTGTGCTCGCTGTGGCCCACCTTGGTCAACACCACTCTCGGCGTCGCCAGCGTGGACAAGGACTTCATCAACGTCGCCGACGTGTTGCGTCTGTCATGGTCGCAGCGACTATTCAAAATCATTCTTCCCGCCAGCCTGCCACTCATGTTCGCAGGGATGCGAATCAGTTTGGGTGTCGGTTGGATGGTGTTGATTGCGGCCGACATGCTCGCCCAGAACCCTGGGTTGGGCAAGTTTGTGTGGGATGAGTTCCAAAACGGTAGTGAGATGACGTACGCCCGGATCGCGTTTAGCGTGATCGTGATCGGTGTCATCGGGCTGCTACTCGATCGAGTGATGATCTTCTTTCGCAATTTGGTCAGCTTCGGCAATCCTTCGCCGGTCTGA
- a CDS encoding CmpA/NrtA family ABC transporter substrate-binding protein, whose amino-acid sequence MVGGCSSNDITLADLEAAAAKVDVSSIEIDADAEVPDALLDLEKTNLKFGFIKLTDCAPIVIAKEKGFFDDEGLSVEVEAQSNWKVLLDRVIDGQLDGAHMLAGQPIGATIGFGTKSPIVTAYSLDYNGNGITVSNDVWAQMQENDPKLKSETPEHPITADSLKPIVADYKTEQNKPFPMGMVFPVSTHNYEIRYWLAAAGIHPGLYTAEDVTGVKDADVQLSVTPSPQMPQTLEAGIIHGYCVGEPWNQKAVVTGIGVPVTTNYDIWKNNPEKVFGVAEAWAEKNPNTHLAVVKALIRAGKWLDETDDSGKLVNRDEAAEILSNKDYVGAEVEVIRKSMTGTFVFQKTDVREMPDFNVFFKHNASYPHYSDCIWFLTQMRRWGQITESKPASWYAETAKQIYKPAIYRQAAELLISEGKLDPSEMPGPDYDGYRAVSSEFIDGKTYDAKDPVGYINSFEIGYKDDADMAKK is encoded by the coding sequence ATCGTTGGCGGCTGTTCTTCGAATGACATCACATTGGCCGACCTAGAGGCTGCCGCGGCCAAGGTGGATGTTTCATCGATTGAGATTGACGCGGATGCCGAGGTCCCAGACGCACTGTTGGATCTTGAAAAGACAAATTTGAAATTCGGTTTCATTAAGCTGACCGACTGTGCTCCCATCGTCATCGCCAAGGAGAAGGGATTCTTCGATGACGAAGGCTTGAGCGTGGAAGTGGAGGCTCAATCCAACTGGAAGGTCCTGCTGGACCGGGTGATTGATGGGCAACTCGACGGAGCTCACATGTTGGCCGGTCAGCCGATTGGAGCCACGATTGGATTTGGAACGAAATCGCCAATCGTCACCGCTTACAGCCTGGACTACAACGGAAACGGGATCACGGTCAGCAACGACGTGTGGGCCCAAATGCAGGAAAACGATCCCAAGCTGAAGTCCGAAACACCAGAACACCCGATCACCGCGGACAGCCTGAAGCCGATTGTCGCCGACTACAAAACCGAACAGAACAAGCCGTTCCCTATGGGCATGGTGTTCCCCGTCAGTACCCACAACTACGAAATTCGTTACTGGTTAGCGGCCGCTGGCATTCATCCGGGTTTGTACACCGCTGAAGACGTGACAGGCGTCAAAGATGCGGACGTGCAGCTTAGCGTCACTCCGTCGCCACAAATGCCTCAAACGCTGGAAGCTGGCATCATTCACGGTTACTGCGTTGGCGAACCTTGGAATCAAAAGGCTGTCGTCACCGGCATCGGCGTTCCTGTGACAACAAACTACGACATCTGGAAGAACAATCCTGAAAAGGTTTTCGGTGTCGCGGAAGCTTGGGCTGAAAAGAACCCCAACACGCACTTGGCTGTTGTGAAGGCCCTGATCCGAGCCGGTAAATGGCTCGACGAGACCGACGATTCAGGCAAGCTTGTTAACCGAGATGAAGCCGCTGAGATCCTAAGCAATAAGGACTATGTGGGTGCCGAGGTCGAGGTGATTCGCAAGTCCATGACGGGAACGTTCGTGTTCCAGAAAACTGATGTGCGAGAGATGCCTGATTTCAACGTGTTCTTCAAGCACAACGCCAGCTACCCGCACTACAGCGACTGCATCTGGTTCCTAACTCAAATGCGACGTTGGGGCCAAATCACCGAATCCAAGCCAGCAAGCTGGTACGCCGAAACCGCCAAACAGATCTACAAGCCAGCGATCTACCGCCAGGCAGCTGAACTGTTAATCAGTGAAGGCAAGTTAGATCCTTCGGAGATGCCAGGACCGGATTACGACGGTTATCGAGCGGTGTCTTCCGAGTTCATCGACGGCAAGACCTACGACGCCAAAGATCCGGTGGGTTACATCAACTCGTTTGAGATTGGCTACAAGGACGACGCCGATATGGCCAAGAAGTAG
- a CDS encoding alginate export family protein, whose translation MSRRKTQHRRLLLAALSMAIAGFQASDGHAQGIDESGLETVIVQTSMTESQPYVAESVVPSSASDQPAAATYEGTTQSYPVEMPVQESSYVPSYSGPSQAAIAKKKKAAMAGFKGAYQGVYFNNNFAYLDDPYYDGPRFFSDNFKNMKTPLGTLSLGGETRYRFHDESNFRGKLATAANGGGITGNHDDFWLSRQRVYADWRPLDCLRVYGEVLEAKSFGETFAPRGIEENDFDIQNLFVDALLFDNDYGKLTARVGRQELLFGAQRTVSPLDWANTRRTFEGVRGLYSYGDTSVDAFWTEFVPVDADGTDKADSNQQFYGAYLTEKNTSLGQVEAYYLGFDNDTVGFSDNNIGGRLSGSTSNKMLYDVEGAYQFGENADGSDHSAGFFTVGLGRKIETKSLSPTVMFYYDYASGEDDFADVGRGDNGYDHLFPLAHKYNGFMDLFGRRNLHDFNILTTAPINEKVSFLVWYHYFRMVEDTTPYNVGMAPYDTTTAAQSKDLGHEIDFLMNVNFTARHNVVLGYSHFAGGSYYDDPAIGPANENNDADFFYAQFTTRY comes from the coding sequence ATGTCGCGTAGAAAAACACAGCATCGACGTCTGTTGCTGGCCGCACTCTCGATGGCCATCGCTGGCTTTCAAGCCAGTGACGGTCATGCTCAGGGAATCGATGAAAGCGGACTCGAAACTGTCATCGTGCAGACTTCGATGACTGAGTCACAGCCCTACGTGGCGGAGTCCGTGGTGCCTAGTTCCGCTAGCGATCAGCCAGCTGCCGCGACCTACGAAGGTACCACGCAGTCGTATCCGGTTGAGATGCCTGTCCAGGAAAGCAGCTACGTCCCCAGCTATTCCGGACCATCGCAAGCCGCCATCGCTAAGAAGAAAAAAGCGGCAATGGCCGGATTCAAAGGCGCCTATCAAGGAGTCTACTTCAACAACAACTTCGCGTATCTGGACGATCCCTATTACGACGGGCCTCGGTTCTTTTCGGATAACTTCAAAAACATGAAGACTCCGTTGGGAACACTTAGCCTGGGTGGCGAGACCCGCTATCGGTTCCATGACGAGAGCAACTTCCGTGGCAAGTTGGCAACCGCAGCCAACGGTGGCGGCATCACTGGCAACCACGACGACTTCTGGCTTTCCCGCCAGCGTGTGTACGCTGACTGGCGTCCCCTGGATTGCTTGCGAGTTTACGGTGAAGTCCTGGAAGCGAAGTCCTTTGGAGAAACATTCGCGCCACGTGGAATTGAAGAGAACGACTTCGATATCCAAAACTTGTTCGTTGACGCGTTGTTGTTTGACAACGATTACGGCAAGCTGACCGCTCGCGTTGGCCGCCAAGAATTGCTTTTCGGTGCTCAGCGAACCGTGTCGCCATTGGACTGGGCTAATACGCGTCGCACATTCGAAGGCGTTCGAGGGCTTTACAGCTACGGCGATACTTCGGTCGACGCTTTCTGGACCGAGTTCGTTCCTGTCGATGCTGACGGAACCGACAAGGCTGACTCCAACCAACAGTTTTACGGTGCCTACCTGACTGAGAAGAACACTTCGCTCGGTCAAGTCGAAGCGTACTACCTTGGTTTTGACAACGACACTGTCGGCTTTAGCGACAACAACATTGGTGGTCGCTTGAGCGGTTCGACCAGCAACAAGATGCTTTACGATGTGGAAGGTGCGTATCAGTTCGGCGAAAACGCGGACGGCTCGGATCACTCGGCTGGCTTCTTCACCGTTGGACTCGGACGCAAGATCGAGACCAAGTCGTTGAGCCCCACGGTCATGTTCTACTACGACTACGCATCAGGTGAAGACGACTTCGCTGATGTCGGACGCGGTGACAACGGATACGACCACCTGTTCCCGCTGGCACACAAGTACAACGGCTTCATGGACTTGTTCGGGCGTCGCAACTTGCACGACTTCAACATTCTGACGACGGCGCCGATCAACGAAAAGGTTTCGTTCTTGGTCTGGTACCACTACTTCCGAATGGTCGAAGACACGACTCCCTACAATGTCGGCATGGCGCCCTACGACACAACAACGGCAGCGCAGTCAAAGGACCTTGGTCATGAAATTGACTTCTTGATGAATGTTAACTTCACCGCCCGTCACAACGTCGTTCTCGGCTACTCCCACTTTGCTGGCGGCTCGTACTACGACGACCCCGCGATCGGACCAGCCAACGAGAACAACGACGCCGACTTCTTCTATGCTCAGTTCACAACACGCTATTAA
- a CDS encoding serine/threonine protein kinase, whose product MTTASEKTIFLNAIEQEEPAARQAYLDEACGADHELRSRVDALLGAHAEPDHALDRPPVNLPASQSSQHIGEMVGDYRLMEQIGEGGFGLVFVAQQERPVRRSVALKIIKPGTGSKEVIARFEAERQAVALMDHPNIARVFDAGVTDDGRPYFVMELVRGVPITSFADAHRLNIRQRLALLADVCSAVHHAHQKGVIHRDIKPSNVMVTLHDAKPVVKVIDFGVAKAVGQTLTDKTIYTRFFSMIGTPLYMSPEQAEMSGLDVDTRSDIYSLGVLMYELLAGATPFDRARLDSAGLDEMRRIIREEEPPLPSKRLSTLGLDVSTVSAARQLEPNRLTSSLRGDIDWIVMKALEKDRTRRYDSAAAMAADINRYLGEQPIDARPPTMAYQLAKFARRNRIVLGTSLLLGLTMLIGTGVSLWQMRLAMHERDQKEQALQEIEQFASRITVAHSLVANAQAHADNGQWMQAVTDFDQAVIQQPSYYLPWLSRADFYLEMFMWEEAADDFAQALELGAPIDRPQWWGVGALFVMTKHDDAYESMSHRIEQRVAKDTPPEHWEWMRNAVVAPDELPPKSYRQLSDLADQWMAMVEWSESSEDGGGRPDRPPHRSPSLQSPIGNFESGVLEREVVKSEVVEPGLVQLRLEEPIDRELSPVNDGPPRFDARPKPPFPPPHGRRRSSVTNTPRSVCEYVTGLAHLRSGDYDLAIKALTNSGMDIDWPGVGLVDAPLAMAYHHSGRRRRAAKLLQQSKRTTERELKRFYQEDSDHGRMPWFDMIEQVTLYSEACTLITGVTPSDPPELAQMRARALARLSQ is encoded by the coding sequence ATGACGACAGCATCCGAGAAAACCATTTTTCTGAACGCGATCGAACAGGAAGAGCCGGCCGCGCGGCAGGCTTACTTGGACGAGGCCTGCGGTGCGGACCATGAGTTACGATCCAGAGTGGACGCATTGTTGGGCGCACACGCCGAGCCCGATCATGCACTCGATCGTCCACCGGTGAACTTGCCGGCTTCGCAGTCGAGCCAGCACATCGGCGAGATGGTGGGCGACTACCGATTGATGGAACAGATCGGGGAAGGTGGTTTTGGCTTGGTCTTTGTTGCCCAGCAGGAACGTCCCGTTCGGCGGAGCGTGGCGCTGAAGATCATCAAGCCAGGCACGGGCTCCAAAGAAGTGATCGCTCGGTTCGAAGCCGAACGTCAAGCCGTTGCGTTGATGGATCACCCCAACATTGCCCGGGTGTTCGACGCGGGGGTCACCGATGATGGACGCCCGTACTTCGTCATGGAGTTGGTGCGTGGGGTCCCGATCACCAGTTTTGCGGATGCCCATCGATTGAACATTCGGCAGCGTTTAGCTCTGCTGGCGGATGTGTGTTCCGCTGTGCATCACGCTCATCAAAAGGGAGTGATTCACCGCGACATCAAACCATCCAATGTGATGGTCACGTTGCACGATGCCAAGCCTGTTGTGAAGGTGATCGATTTTGGTGTTGCCAAAGCGGTCGGGCAAACGCTGACTGACAAGACGATTTACACTCGATTCTTTTCCATGATTGGCACTCCGCTTTACATGAGCCCTGAACAGGCAGAGATGAGCGGGCTGGATGTGGATACGCGTAGCGACATCTATTCGCTGGGCGTGTTGATGTACGAGTTGTTGGCGGGTGCCACTCCGTTTGATCGAGCGCGACTGGATTCAGCTGGTCTGGATGAGATGCGCCGGATCATTCGCGAGGAAGAGCCGCCTTTGCCCAGCAAACGTCTTTCGACGCTTGGGCTCGACGTATCCACCGTTTCGGCGGCCCGGCAACTCGAGCCAAATCGGTTGACGTCCTCACTACGAGGTGACATTGACTGGATCGTGATGAAGGCTTTGGAGAAGGACCGCACCCGACGTTACGATTCCGCTGCCGCGATGGCCGCCGACATCAATCGATATCTCGGCGAGCAACCGATCGATGCTCGCCCGCCGACGATGGCTTATCAGCTTGCTAAGTTCGCACGCCGGAACCGGATTGTCTTGGGCACCAGTCTGTTGCTGGGGCTGACAATGTTGATTGGCACGGGTGTTAGCTTGTGGCAAATGCGTTTGGCGATGCATGAGCGTGACCAGAAGGAGCAGGCACTGCAGGAAATCGAACAGTTTGCCAGTCGAATTACTGTCGCGCATAGCTTGGTCGCCAACGCCCAGGCACACGCTGACAACGGACAGTGGATGCAGGCAGTGACGGACTTTGATCAAGCCGTCATTCAACAGCCCAGTTATTACTTGCCCTGGTTAAGTCGGGCGGATTTCTATTTAGAGATGTTCATGTGGGAGGAAGCCGCCGATGACTTTGCCCAGGCACTTGAATTGGGTGCTCCCATTGATCGTCCGCAGTGGTGGGGCGTGGGCGCGTTGTTTGTCATGACGAAGCACGACGACGCTTACGAATCGATGTCGCATCGCATTGAGCAGCGAGTCGCCAAGGATACTCCACCGGAGCACTGGGAGTGGATGCGGAACGCCGTCGTCGCGCCCGACGAATTGCCACCGAAATCATATCGACAACTTTCTGACCTTGCCGATCAATGGATGGCGATGGTTGAGTGGAGCGAGTCATCCGAGGATGGGGGCGGCCGCCCTGATCGACCACCGCATCGATCTCCATCTTTGCAGAGTCCGATTGGAAACTTCGAGAGCGGAGTGCTTGAACGCGAAGTCGTTAAAAGCGAAGTGGTTGAACCGGGGCTGGTCCAGTTGAGATTGGAAGAACCAATTGATCGTGAACTGTCACCGGTCAATGATGGGCCGCCCAGATTTGATGCCCGACCGAAGCCACCGTTCCCGCCGCCGCACGGCCGGCGTCGAAGTTCGGTAACCAACACGCCCCGATCCGTTTGTGAATACGTCACTGGTCTGGCTCATCTACGTTCCGGCGACTATGACCTGGCGATCAAGGCGTTGACCAACTCCGGAATGGACATTGATTGGCCGGGCGTGGGATTGGTCGATGCGCCGCTGGCGATGGCATACCATCACAGTGGTCGTCGTCGACGTGCTGCGAAACTATTACAGCAATCCAAGCGAACCACGGAACGCGAACTCAAGCGGTTCTATCAAGAGGATAGCGATCATGGCCGGATGCCTTGGTTCGATATGATTGAGCAAGTGACGCTGTACAGCGAGGCCTGTACCTTGATCACGGGAGTCACGCCTAGTGACCCGCCGGAACTGGCGCAGATGCGAGCACGGGCCCTCGCTCGGCTTAGTCAATAG
- a CDS encoding ECF-type sigma factor: protein MNSEVTQILHQLEGGDRQAANQLLPLVYEELRRLASRKMTQEKSSHTLQPTALVHEAFLRLVGGEDSPCWDSRGHFFAAAAESMRRILIESARRRNAEKRGGDRQRVELSTDDAVIDPDDSAGLLALDEALTKLAAEDANLAKLVELRYFTGLTIDQTAEMLGSSSRTVKRNWAYARAWLHREIHD, encoded by the coding sequence ATGAATAGCGAAGTTACTCAAATACTCCATCAACTCGAAGGCGGTGACCGGCAAGCGGCCAACCAGCTATTGCCGCTTGTTTATGAAGAACTGCGTCGGCTGGCGTCACGCAAAATGACCCAAGAGAAGTCCTCGCATACGCTGCAGCCCACCGCGCTGGTCCACGAGGCTTTCCTTAGGTTGGTCGGTGGGGAGGACTCGCCATGCTGGGACAGTCGTGGTCACTTTTTCGCGGCGGCCGCTGAGTCGATGCGGCGGATTCTGATTGAGTCGGCTCGACGACGAAACGCAGAGAAACGCGGCGGCGATCGCCAGCGGGTTGAGCTGTCGACCGATGATGCGGTCATCGATCCAGATGACTCGGCCGGGTTGTTGGCGTTGGACGAGGCGTTGACGAAGCTGGCGGCGGAAGACGCGAATCTAGCCAAGCTGGTGGAGTTGCGATATTTCACGGGCCTGACGATCGATCAAACTGCCGAGATGCTGGGCAGCTCTTCACGGACGGTCAAGCGAAACTGGGCCTACGCGCGTGCGTGGTTGCATCGCGAGATCCACGATTAG
- a CDS encoding secondary thiamine-phosphate synthase enzyme YjbQ, which translates to MHWSQTELKLAARSRGFHLITREIIDAVDSLPEVQVGLLHCFIQHTSASLTINENADPDVRVDFETAMNHAVPENLPYIHTIEGPDDMPAHVKASMMGASVTVPVRNGRLAMGTWQGIYLCEHRDRATARRLILTLQGASK; encoded by the coding sequence GTGCACTGGTCACAAACCGAACTGAAACTCGCCGCCCGATCGCGCGGGTTCCACCTCATCACTCGCGAGATTATCGACGCCGTCGACTCCCTTCCGGAGGTCCAGGTGGGCTTGCTGCATTGCTTCATCCAGCACACCAGCGCGTCACTGACGATCAATGAAAACGCCGATCCTGATGTCCGGGTCGATTTCGAAACGGCAATGAACCACGCCGTTCCCGAAAACCTGCCGTACATCCACACCATCGAAGGTCCCGACGACATGCCGGCTCATGTGAAGGCGTCGATGATGGGCGCCAGTGTGACGGTCCCGGTTCGCAATGGCCGTCTCGCCATGGGCACTTGGCAGGGCATCTATTTGTGCGAACACCGCGACCGGGCAACGGCCCGCCGATTGATCCTGACGCTGCAAGGAGCATCAAAATGA
- a CDS encoding universal stress protein, with amino-acid sequence MKILLAIDGSEQAAAATQFLARHPLPRPVEIEILTVVNPPDLVVSAQSEMWYPEFISHQEQLANHTLEAAKKALLRNLPAIANPAAGKSEVSSTEADSAEADTAEPENAEAQEGSEVQAANASAGLTIKTRREMGHIGHCIVDRAADGKFDLVVVAAKGHSALERVLMGSVSDYVATHAPCSVLIVRENAKSGEAAESDGITNVTIAADQRGVSDTMLKHVCRYPFGPQYRFHVVTASVKLEVFREDILATTMEESARRRTEARRCAMAAAERLQQCDGQPCERSVTSDSIEVEHVGAGLVDYAEEHNSDLVVLGDSGRGAISRFFLGSTSQYVLHHVQCSVLLVREAS; translated from the coding sequence ATGAAAATCTTGCTTGCGATTGACGGTTCTGAACAAGCGGCTGCGGCCACCCAGTTTTTGGCTCGCCATCCGCTGCCTCGCCCAGTCGAGATTGAAATCTTGACAGTGGTGAATCCGCCCGATTTGGTCGTCAGCGCGCAGAGCGAGATGTGGTATCCAGAGTTCATTAGTCACCAAGAACAGTTGGCCAATCACACTCTAGAAGCAGCAAAGAAAGCGTTGTTGCGAAACCTCCCGGCGATCGCAAATCCAGCGGCCGGTAAGTCTGAGGTTAGTTCAACTGAAGCCGATTCTGCAGAAGCCGATACTGCAGAACCCGAAAATGCCGAAGCACAAGAAGGCAGCGAGGTTCAGGCGGCCAACGCATCGGCTGGTTTGACGATCAAGACCCGACGCGAAATGGGGCACATTGGCCACTGCATCGTGGACCGGGCGGCCGACGGCAAGTTCGACCTTGTGGTGGTGGCAGCCAAGGGGCACTCGGCGCTCGAGCGAGTGTTGATGGGCAGCGTCAGCGATTACGTTGCCACTCACGCACCGTGCAGCGTGTTGATCGTTCGTGAAAACGCAAAGTCAGGTGAGGCAGCGGAAAGCGATGGGATCACCAATGTGACGATCGCAGCAGATCAACGTGGGGTTTCTGACACGATGCTGAAACACGTGTGTCGCTATCCTTTTGGTCCGCAGTACCGATTTCACGTGGTGACCGCTTCGGTCAAGTTGGAAGTCTTTCGCGAAGACATTCTGGCGACCACGATGGAAGAATCCGCTCGCCGTCGCACCGAAGCCAGACGCTGTGCGATGGCGGCTGCAGAACGACTTCAGCAATGTGACGGCCAGCCATGCGAGCGATCCGTCACCAGTGATTCCATTGAAGTGGAGCACGTTGGTGCCGGACTGGTGGACTACGCCGAAGAGCACAACAGCGACCTCGTCGTGCTTGGCGACAGTGGACGCGGAGCGATTTCCCGATTCTTCCTAGGTAGCACCTCGCAATACGTCCTGCACCACGTTCAGTGCAGCGTGCTGTTGGTGCGTGAGGCAAGCTAG